The genomic window TAGTTTTTCCTTGCCTCTACATACTTTCCTGCACGCCGTTGGTTCTCTCCTGCTCTCCATGCATTCTGGTAATTGGCGAAACCTTCCTTAATCAGAGAGCCAAACAGAATAAGTCCAACAATAATCGGAAACACTTTGTTCGCATAGAAACTCTCCTTGTAAGAGAACATTATTCATAAACCTTTCGCTTGTTCGAACTTTATTTGTATAAATATCCTGCACAATTACTCTGTCTAAATTATATGAGCAAGGTTTTGATTCGCACCTGTTCTTCATTTATACTAAAAATATTATCACGTTCTTTTGTAAATAGTCAATTTGAAATTTTATAAAAACTTGGATGACTTTTTTTAAGTAACTACAAAAGTAAATAGTATGTAGTGAAAGTGGATAATAGGTGTTTGTTTTTTGACCGTTGGGTATATATGCTATTGATTTTATTTAACTAAGTTTATGAAAAGATGTTCTTAAAAATAACACGAGATTTCGGGCATTGTGAAAATAGTTCTGTTTTATGGCGCTTCTCAGAAGAAAAAATTGACAGAAGAGAAGGGGGTGCTTAAATATCATTGTTTATTAGAGATGTTTTTACCTTTTTTATTTAGGAGGAAAAATATGCAAGAGATAGATAATTCTTTGCATAAAGCAATAATGCTTGGAGATATAGAGTCAGTAAAACAATTAATAGAAAAAGGTGTTGATATTAATGCAAAGGATGTAGACGGAAGGACGCCTTTACATATAACAGCTTCTTGGGGGCAATTGGAAATTGCTAAACTATTGATAAAACACGGTGCAGACATTAACTCAAAGAATAAAAACGGGCAGACATCTTTACATATATCAGTTGTTAGGAGAGAATTTGAAATTGCCAAATTATTGATAGAACACGGTGTCGATATTGATGCGAAGGATAAAGATAAGGAGACATCTTTGTATGGTGATGATTATACTAAAAAAGTGGAAATAATAAAACTGTTAATAGAAAAAGGTGTTGATATTAGTGCTAAAGGTGTAGACGAAATGCCTCCTTTGTTTAAAGCAGTTAAAGGTGAAAAGATAGAAGTAGTTAAACTATTACTAAAACTTGGTGTTGATATTAATGCAAAAGATGAGGACGGACAGACGTCTTTGTTTGAGGCAGTAAAAGTTGGCAAAATAGAAATAGTAAAGCTATTAATTGAATATGGTGCGGATGTTTATGCGAAGAATGGACGAGGAAGGACGCCTTTACATATAGCAGCTTTTTGCAAAAATGTAGAAATATTAAAACTATTGATAGAAAAAGGGGCCGATATTAATGCGAAGAATAAAAATGGGCAGACACTTTTGCATAGTGCAGTTTTTTTGGGGCGGTTAGAAATTGCTCTACTATTAATAGAGCACGGCGCTGATATTAATGTGGAAGAGAAAGATAAAGAGACATCTTTGTCTGGTGAAGATTATACTAAAAAAGTGG from bacterium includes these protein-coding regions:
- a CDS encoding ankyrin repeat domain-containing protein; translation: MQEIDNSLHKAIMLGDIESVKQLIEKGVDINAKDVDGRTPLHITASWGQLEIAKLLIKHGADINSKNKNGQTSLHISVVRREFEIAKLLIEHGVDIDAKDKDKETSLYGDDYTKKVEIIKLLIEKGVDISAKGVDEMPPLFKAVKGEKIEVVKLLLKLGVDINAKDEDGQTSLFEAVKVGKIEIVKLLIEYGADVYAKNGRGRTPLHIAAFCKNVEILKLLIEKGADINAKNKNGQTLLHSAVFLGRLEIALLLIEHGADINVEEKDKETSLSGEDYTKKVEIIRLLIEKGMDISAKGVDETPLLFKAVKDENIEVVKLLLKHGVDVNAKYYFGRTPLFDAILYRKVEMVKLLIKQGADINARDEDGQTPLFYALRRGRTKIIKILKEAGAKW